The window TTCGCCGTTCGGTGCGTAGTCCACGCGGATGCGGTGGCCGAGCGCGTCCAGTTTCATCTCGTCGTGCTCGCCGAGCAGCCTGACGATCCGCCCGCGGAACTGCCGACGGCTCCCGTCGAAGCTCGGTTGGGTGGGAACGTCCGGCGCGGTGAAATCGCCCGTCTGGTAGGCGTGACACCACTCGCGCCATGGGCAGCCAGCCTCGTCACATCGTGGACGCTTCCCGCAGGCGACGCCGCCGAGTTCCATGATCGCGTTGTTCCACACGCGGGACTCGTCTGTCGGCATCGCGTGCGAGGCGACCCGTTCGAACGCCGAATCGTCGTCCGGAACGTCGAAGGCGCGGTGAAGCACCCGCTTCACGTTGGTGTCGACGACCGCGTCGCCGTTGTTGAACGCGAACGAGGCGACCGCGTTGGCGGTGTACGGGCCGACCCCCATCAGCTCCTGTAGCTCACCCGGTGTCTCGGGGAACGAGCCGTCGTACTCGGCTTCGATCTGTCCGGCAGCCTCGTGGAGGTACGTCGCGCGGTTGTTGTAGCCGAGCGAGTGAGACGACCAGAATGCGACCACGTCGGCGCGGTCGGCGTCGGCGAGGGCGGCCGTGGTCGGCCACCGGTCGAGAAAGTCCTCCCACGCCGGGACGACGCGATCGAGTTGCGTCTGCTGGCTCATCACCTCGCTGACGAGGATCGCGTACGGGTCCTCGGTGCGCCGCCACGGAAAGGCGCGGTGGTCCGTCCGGTACCACTCCACGAGGGTCTCGCGGACCGCGTCGAGGTCTGCGGGCAGGCGGGGAGCGTCGCCCTCGCGGAGCGGCGACGAGGACCCGTCCGTCGCCGACGAGGGGGCGTCCGTATCGCTCATGGCCACGCTCGGGCGGGGAGTCGTTTCACCCTACCGGTTCGAGCGATCGCGGGTCGCGGTCGGGGCCGGGATACTCCCCGCCGACGACCTCGGGATAGAGCCGACCGGGCGAGAAGACGGTCGCGAACGCCCGCGGCTCCCTGACGCTCACCGGTATCCGGTCGCGCAGGCTCGCGGCGGCCCGCGGCCCCGTGAGCGACGGATCGAGGCTCACGACGTGCATCGCACCGCCGCGGTAGGCCGACGCCAGCGCCGGGTGGTCGCCGGCGGGATGTGCGACCGGCTCGCGCCACGACTCGATCGCGTTCCGCCAGTCGCTCGCGAGATCCGCGTTCGCACAATCACCGATCGCCGCCGTCGCGTCGTCGAGAAGCGGGTCGCTCGCGACGAGCGTCGTCCACGAGTGCGCCCGCAGCCCATCGAGTGACTCCCGCGAGTCGCCGCCGGCGAGGAGGTCGGCCGCCAACACGTCGGCGTCGGCGACCACGCGGGCGGGGCTGGGCTCGCGATCGACGTGCTCGTGGTCGACCGCAGTGGTATCGCCGTCTGCGTCGGTGTCGTCGCGCTTCGGGTCCGCGGTCGCGCGGCGCTCGGCGACCGCCACGCGTATCGCGTCCTCCGCCACGTCGTAGTCGGCGGCTCGCTCGAAACAGTCGGCGAAGCTCATATCGGGTCGTGGTCGGCCAGCGGTATCGACGTTGCGGCTCTGGGTCCCGTCTGCGAGGAGGCCTCACCGTCGACGAGCGGAACACAACGCTTAGCGCCTCCCCGCCCGCACCACCGCACATGAGCTTCTTCGAGACGCTCGCGGACCGGATCGTGGCCGTCGACAGCGTCGTCTCGGTCGGGCTAGACCCCGACCCAAACCGGCTCCCCGAGTTCGTCGCCGACGCCGACCTCCCGCGGTGGGCGTTCAACCGCCGGATCATCGACGCGACCCACGAGCACGCCGCCTGTTACAAGCCGAACGCGGCCTTCTACGAGGACCCCGACGGGTGGCGCGCGCTCGAAGAGACCATCGCTTACGCCCACGGAAAAGGCGTTCCCGTACTTTTAGACGCCAAGCGCGCCGACATCGGAAACACGACGCGCCGCTACGCGGCGGCGCTCGACGACGCGGACGCGATCACCGTGAACCCCTATCTCGGCCGCGACTCGCTCCAGCCGTTCCTCGACCGCGCCGACAAGGGCGTGTTCGTTCTCTGTCGCACGTCGAATCCCGGCGGCGAAGACCTCCAAGGCCTCGAACTCGCCTCCGGAGAACCCCTCTACGAGCGCGTCGCGGCGCTCGCCGACGTGTGGAACGGCAACGACAACGTCGGCCTCGTGGTCGGCGCGACCGCGCCCGCAGAGCTGGCCGAGGTCCGCGAGATCGTCCCCGACATCCCGTTTCTCGTTCCCGGCGTGGGCGCGCAGGGCGGCGACGCCGAGGCCGCGGTCGACCACGGGCTCGCCGCCCGCCCGGACGCGTCCGTCGACGTC is drawn from Halorubrum sp. BV1 and contains these coding sequences:
- a CDS encoding A/G-specific adenine glycosylase, whose protein sequence is MSDTDAPSSATDGSSSPLREGDAPRLPADLDAVRETLVEWYRTDHRAFPWRRTEDPYAILVSEVMSQQTQLDRVVPAWEDFLDRWPTTAALADADRADVVAFWSSHSLGYNNRATYLHEAAGQIEAEYDGSFPETPGELQELMGVGPYTANAVASFAFNNGDAVVDTNVKRVLHRAFDVPDDDSAFERVASHAMPTDESRVWNNAIMELGGVACGKRPRCDEAGCPWREWCHAYQTGDFTAPDVPTQPSFDGSRRQFRGRIVRLLGEHDEMKLDALGHRIRVDYAPNGEHGREWLRGVLSDLAEDGLLDVEEAGEETLVRLRR
- the pyrF gene encoding orotidine-5'-phosphate decarboxylase; translated protein: MSFFETLADRIVAVDSVVSVGLDPDPNRLPEFVADADLPRWAFNRRIIDATHEHAACYKPNAAFYEDPDGWRALEETIAYAHGKGVPVLLDAKRADIGNTTRRYAAALDDADAITVNPYLGRDSLQPFLDRADKGVFVLCRTSNPGGEDLQGLELASGEPLYERVAALADVWNGNDNVGLVVGATAPAELAEVREIVPDIPFLVPGVGAQGGDAEAAVDHGLAARPDASVDVGLVNSSRGIIFAGEESSRPDDEGTYVGAAGDAAKRLKKRLNRYL